A genomic region of uncultured Paludibaculum sp. contains the following coding sequences:
- a CDS encoding alanine--tRNA ligase-related protein: MTERLYYTDSSLTSFEARLIRADAERTRVVLDRTAFYPDSGGQPRDYGTLNGVELIDVVEEEDGLVHVLAAPLPSGDEVHGQVDAARRFDHMQQHSGQHLLSAVFDALFGYVTMSFHMGAEVSTIELSTPAANAEQCAAAERRANELVFENRPLSVAFEDAAEAEGLRKESKRQGTLRIVSIDGVDRSACGGTHVRHTGEIGPILLRKTEKIRGNTRVEFLCGHRAVRRARLDFEALSQVARLFSSPLDETVPLVAAQLESARETAKLCRKLGLEVAAYRGRELYTQTTASADGLRRFLDQRASGALDDEVRAVAQNFCAQPRALYVAASAQPAAILVVVSADAGLHAGNLLKQALAQVGGRGGGNAQMGQGSLPSAEALAALLPVFGF; the protein is encoded by the coding sequence ATGACTGAGCGCCTCTACTACACCGATTCTTCCCTGACGTCCTTTGAAGCGAGACTGATCCGGGCCGATGCGGAACGTACGCGGGTGGTCCTCGACCGCACCGCGTTCTACCCCGACTCAGGCGGCCAGCCGCGCGACTACGGCACCTTGAACGGTGTCGAACTCATCGACGTCGTGGAAGAAGAAGATGGACTCGTACACGTCCTGGCCGCGCCCCTGCCGTCCGGCGACGAAGTGCACGGCCAGGTGGATGCCGCCCGCCGTTTCGACCATATGCAGCAGCACAGCGGCCAGCACCTGCTGTCGGCCGTCTTCGACGCTCTGTTCGGCTACGTCACCATGAGCTTCCACATGGGCGCCGAGGTGAGCACCATCGAGCTGTCCACGCCGGCGGCCAACGCGGAGCAGTGCGCCGCGGCCGAGCGCCGCGCGAACGAGCTCGTGTTCGAAAACCGGCCTCTCTCGGTGGCCTTTGAAGACGCCGCGGAGGCGGAGGGGTTGCGCAAGGAGAGCAAGCGCCAGGGGACGCTCCGCATCGTGTCCATCGACGGGGTCGACCGCTCCGCCTGCGGCGGCACGCATGTTCGCCACACGGGCGAGATTGGCCCGATTCTATTGCGGAAGACGGAGAAGATCCGTGGCAATACGCGGGTTGAGTTTCTATGCGGGCACCGGGCCGTGCGGCGCGCCCGGCTCGATTTCGAGGCCCTCTCGCAGGTGGCGCGGCTGTTTTCCTCACCGCTGGACGAGACGGTGCCGCTGGTGGCCGCGCAATTGGAATCGGCCCGCGAGACCGCCAAACTGTGCCGCAAGTTGGGCTTGGAAGTGGCAGCCTACCGTGGCCGGGAGCTTTACACCCAAACAACGGCGAGCGCGGACGGCCTGCGCCGCTTTCTGGACCAGCGTGCGTCGGGCGCCCTGGACGATGAGGTGCGTGCCGTGGCGCAGAACTTCTGTGCTCAACCCAGAGCCCTCTATGTGGCAGCCTCGGCCCAGCCCGCCGCCATCCTCGTGGTGGTTTCGGCCGACGCCGGTCTGCATGCCGGCAACTTGCTAAAGCAAGCCCTGGCTCAGGTGGGTGGGCGCGGCGGCGGCAACGCGCAAATGGGACAGGGCAGCCTGCCCTCCGCCGAGGCGCTGGCTGCCCTGTTGCCGGTCTTTGGCTTCTAG
- the ndhC gene encoding NADH-quinone oxidoreductase subunit A gives MPEGYLPIFIFLVVAALFPFVLLLLARFVRPQLPSVAKLEAYECGIQAASNARGRYTVRFYIVAILFVVFDVETIFLFPWAVQYKQLGWFGVSEVTVFLAILVVGYIWAFKKGALEWV, from the coding sequence ATGCCCGAAGGGTATCTGCCCATCTTCATATTCCTGGTCGTTGCGGCCCTGTTTCCGTTCGTCCTGCTGTTGCTGGCGCGCTTCGTCCGCCCTCAACTCCCCTCCGTGGCCAAGCTCGAAGCTTATGAGTGCGGTATCCAGGCAGCGTCGAATGCCCGCGGGCGTTACACGGTCAGGTTTTACATCGTGGCTATCCTGTTTGTTGTCTTCGATGTGGAAACCATCTTCCTGTTCCCGTGGGCCGTACAGTACAAGCAACTCGGTTGGTTCGGCGTCAGCGAAGTGACAGTGTTTCTGGCGATCCTGGTGGTCGGATACATCTGGGCCTTCAAAAAGGGAGCCCTTGAGTGGGTCTAG
- a CDS encoding ABC transporter permease — protein MSTAAIPSPRLRLPGAMFLRVLVERRALIYQMVRRDFGQRFVGSAAGWLWTLIHPLVTLASWVFVFQYCMRVPAPSAACGGNYSLCLFCGYLPWLLFSDTVQRSATALLDQSNLITKTVFPSEIVPVTLFLSSLGSHLFAVAIAVGIVRYTTGHFSILILLLPIYTLFLGLFAIGVGWIASSLQVYLRDTAQVVIVMLTAWFWITPIFIDEAVFPVRARFLIRWNPLAYVVRGYRERLLTAQIPALDDFLYLAAVSISVFVIGGMFFRHLKRGFADVL, from the coding sequence TTGAGCACCGCGGCAATTCCGTCTCCTCGTCTGCGTCTGCCCGGCGCGATGTTTCTGCGCGTTCTGGTGGAGCGGCGGGCCCTCATCTATCAGATGGTCCGGCGCGACTTCGGCCAGCGCTTCGTCGGCAGCGCCGCGGGGTGGCTTTGGACACTCATCCATCCACTGGTCACGCTGGCCAGTTGGGTCTTCGTGTTTCAGTACTGCATGAGAGTGCCGGCGCCCAGCGCGGCCTGCGGCGGGAACTACTCGTTGTGCCTGTTTTGCGGCTATCTGCCGTGGCTGCTGTTCAGCGACACGGTGCAGCGGTCGGCCACCGCGCTGCTCGACCAATCGAACCTCATCACCAAGACGGTCTTCCCCTCGGAGATTGTCCCGGTCACGCTGTTCCTGTCCTCGTTGGGCAGTCACCTGTTTGCCGTGGCCATCGCAGTGGGCATTGTGCGCTACACCACCGGCCACTTCAGCATCCTGATCCTGCTGCTGCCCATCTACACCCTCTTTTTGGGTTTGTTTGCTATTGGGGTCGGCTGGATCGCGTCGAGCCTGCAGGTCTATCTGCGGGATACAGCCCAAGTCGTCATCGTCATGCTGACCGCCTGGTTCTGGATCACACCCATCTTTATCGACGAGGCAGTCTTCCCGGTCAGGGCACGGTTCCTGATCCGCTGGAATCCCCTGGCCTACGTCGTGAGAGGCTACCGCGAACGGCTGCTCACGGCGCAGATCCCCGCCCTCGACGATTTCCTCTACCTGGCCGCCGTGTCGATCTCGGTCTTTGTGATCGGCGGGATGTTCTTCCGCCATCTGAAGCGCGGCTTTGCCGATGTCCTGTAG
- a CDS encoding sulfatase-like hydrolase/transferase yields MNWTRRTFLTGAAAAPLFAQKRGRKDDAPSAKPNILLVMADEVPSWVLGCYGNQEIPTPNIDRMALGGSRFVRSFACTPAATANRVTLLSGRTPRQHGVHEAGTAPGSFANEKLLSDDLTGSGYRCGYAGLWDAGSGAPGHGFAHAGTAVSGKGSAAETVTAQALEFLDQQAKGTPFFLAISYPSPMTLQQSSPQKFHARFAAAKFESYGIQPAAEHAALGKEYLADALGNLRKYGAGLAELDEQLAALPRKLLAKSIFDNTLVVFTGTSGNLLGRHGLWGDGRGSKPANMYDEAVGVPMIWQWPGYFPVQAARPEVVSSYDVYPTLRAAAGIPLTDSKSLCGRDFLQVVMNRVPAQKKAWKDLVFADLGDTEMARDNYFKVVVRSGGEGPNEFYDLRQDSREKNNRWDNPGYVTVRDTMAKSLAEWRQTYG; encoded by the coding sequence ATGAACTGGACCCGACGAACTTTTCTCACCGGCGCCGCCGCCGCGCCCCTGTTCGCCCAAAAGCGTGGACGGAAAGACGATGCTCCGTCGGCGAAGCCGAACATCCTGCTGGTGATGGCGGATGAGGTACCCTCCTGGGTCCTGGGATGCTACGGCAACCAGGAAATTCCAACACCGAACATCGACCGGATGGCGTTGGGTGGGTCCCGGTTTGTCCGGAGTTTCGCATGCACGCCGGCGGCGACGGCCAACCGCGTCACCCTGCTGAGTGGGCGCACACCCCGTCAGCACGGCGTCCATGAAGCCGGAACTGCCCCGGGTTCGTTCGCCAACGAGAAACTGCTCTCCGACGACTTGACCGGAAGCGGGTACCGCTGCGGGTACGCCGGTCTGTGGGATGCCGGCTCCGGTGCGCCCGGCCACGGCTTCGCTCATGCCGGAACGGCCGTTTCCGGCAAGGGGTCGGCGGCCGAGACGGTGACGGCGCAGGCACTGGAGTTCCTCGACCAGCAGGCCAAGGGCACTCCGTTCTTTCTGGCCATCTCGTATCCCAGTCCCATGACGCTGCAACAGAGCAGCCCGCAGAAGTTCCATGCGCGCTTCGCGGCCGCAAAGTTCGAAAGCTACGGAATCCAACCGGCAGCGGAGCATGCGGCGTTGGGCAAGGAGTACCTGGCCGACGCTTTGGGCAACCTCCGCAAGTATGGCGCCGGTCTGGCGGAACTGGATGAGCAACTAGCCGCGCTGCCACGCAAGCTGCTGGCGAAGAGCATCTTCGACAACACACTCGTAGTGTTCACGGGAACCTCCGGCAACCTGTTGGGCCGACATGGTTTATGGGGTGACGGGCGCGGCTCGAAGCCAGCCAACATGTATGACGAGGCGGTGGGCGTGCCGATGATCTGGCAGTGGCCCGGCTACTTCCCCGTGCAGGCGGCCCGGCCGGAAGTGGTGAGCTCCTATGACGTCTACCCCACGCTGCGCGCCGCCGCCGGCATCCCGCTGACCGACAGTAAGTCACTGTGCGGGCGCGACTTCCTCCAGGTTGTGATGAACCGGGTGCCGGCCCAGAAAAAGGCCTGGAAAGATCTGGTTTTCGCCGACCTGGGCGACACGGAGATGGCCCGGGACAACTACTTCAAAGTGGTCGTTCGCTCCGGAGGCGAGGGACCCAACGAGTTCTACGATCTGCGGCAGGACTCGCGCGAGAAGAACAACCGCTGGGACAACCCAGGCTACGTCACCGTCCGCGACACCATGGCAAAGAGCCTGGCCGAGTGGCGGCAGACCTACGGTTAA